GTTCTGCAAACCGACCCAGTGTGGCGCCTGCAACAAGCTGTAATCGGTGAAAGAAAGGTAGAGGGAGAACGCCATCGGTCCGAGGGTGAATACGGCCAGACCGATGAACCACGGCGTCAGGAACACGTAGCCGGACCGCCCGCCGGCACGGCCCGACCCGGCCGGCGGCCGGCGGACCCGGCTCCGGGCAAGCCGATCCGGCGCCGCGACGTCCGTGCTCACTGGCGTCCTCTCACTGCCCGATGGTCTGCTTGGCCTGCGACATGAACTGGTTCGCACCGGCAGTGACGCTGAGCTGCCCGAACGCCACCTGCTGATAGGTCCGCTGCATCAACGTCCCCAGCTGGTCATCGCCCTTCGGCGGCGCCGGCGGCGTCGGCTGAAGCTGCCCGCGGACCGCCTGCTCGTACTGGTAGACCGCCTTGGTCGCGCCGGCCGTATGGCCTGCTAGTTGTTGGCGGACCTTTAGGTTCGGGAACAGCCCGCGGCTCGTGCCGAGCGCCTTGGCCGCCGCCGGGTCGTTGACGAGGAAGTTGAGCAGCTCCACGGACTGGGCGGGGTACTTCGTCTGCGAGGACACCGCAAGGAGCATGGCCGGCTTCGCATACATCCCGGTCTGTCCGCCGACCGTCGGGAGGTTCACGAGGCTGAGCTTGTCCGAGGTCCCCGCGACATAGCTGGCGAAGAGGCTGTCCCAGTCCCACTCGGCCGCTGCCGCGTGCTTGAGCAGCGGCTCGTCGGACGGTATCCCGTCGATGGTTGCCGTCACCTGCGCGGACGTCGCCGCATTTGACTTGCGCAGACCCGAGGTGAAGTTCCAGAACTGTTCGACATCGCTGGCCGTGAAGCCGATCTTTCCCCCGTCGTAGAGGGTCTTTCCGCGTTGCGTCAACCACGACTCGAAGGCCGGCCACTCCGTGCCCATGTCGGCGAACCCGCGGTACTTCCCGCCGGACTTCTGCGATATCTGCTCGGACCAATGCTGCAGGTCCGGCCAGGTCCAGGTGCTGCGCGGCATCGGCACACCGAGCGCCTTGACCCGTGTCGCGTCGACGATCAGCGATTGGCTGTTCTGCGCCATCGGCACCGCGATCTGCTTGCCGTCGCTCTTTCCGCTGGCGGCAAACTTCTGATCCCAATCGCTGAGGTTCAGTGACTTCGGGATGTAGCTGGCGAGATCCAGGAAGACGCCGCGCTGGGCGTATTCGTTCTGGTAGCCCCGGTCGATCGTCATCAGGTCCGGAGCGCTCCCGCCGGCGGTCTCGGTCGCGAGTTTCTGACCGTAGGCGCCGAACGGGCTGAACTGGGTCTTGACGGTGATGTTGGGATGCCGTTGCTCGAAGACCTTCACGGCGGCCTCGGTCACCTTGGCGCGAGAGGAATCTCCCCACCAGGAGAAGGTGATCGTCGCCTTCCCGTTCGCCGACGTGCTCGACGAACTGCAGGCCGAGGTCAGCGCGGCGGCGCCAACCACGACGAGCGCGAGACCGGTCCGGACAATCATCCGGCTACTTTTCATCGACCGCTACCCCTTCCAGGCGACCCCGGGATTGCGCTTTCCCGGCGGCGAGTCGCGACTATAGGGGCATTGCGCGTCAGGTGCGACCCCCCAATTGCGGCCGTGCGGCGGCTCAGCCTTCCGCGAGGAAGCTCAGTAGGTCCTGCCTGGTCAGCACACCCCGCGGTCGGCCGTCGTCGAGCACCACCGCCGCATCGGCCTGCTTGAGCGCGGCCACCGCCGCCGAGACCGGTTCTCCGCCGCCGATCATCGGCAGCGGGGGCGAGGTGTGCCGCTCGAGCGGGTCGGCGAGGTGCGCCGTACCCGCGAACAGCGCGTCGAGCAGGTCGCGTTCGACCACCGATCCCACGACCTCTGCGGTCATCACCGGTGGCTCCTCCTTGACCACCGGCATCTGCGAGACGCCGTATTCGCGCATGATGTCGATCGCCTCGCGCACCGTCTCGGTGGGGTGCACATGCACCAACTCCGGCATGCGAACACCCTTACGCGCCAGCACATCGCGCACGTGCAGGGTTTCCGTGTCCGACGTCAGGAAGCCGTAGTCGGCCATCCAGTCGTCGTCGAAGATCTTCGACAGGTAGCCGCGTCCGGAGTCCGGCAACAGGACCACGACGACGTCACCGGCCGCGCCGCGCTGGGCGACCTGCACCGCGGCGGCGGCGGCCATCCCGCAGGAGCCGCCGACGAGCAGGCCCTCCTCTCGGGCGAGCCGCCGCGTCATCGTGAACGACACCTTGTCGCTGACCGGAATGACCTCGTCGCAGATGCTGGGGTCGTACGTCGCCGGCCAGAAGTCTTCGCCGACGCCTTCGACGAGGTAGGGACGGCCCGTCCCGCCGGAGTAGACCGACCCCTCGGGATCGGCGCCGATCACCTGCACCCGGCCCCCAGACTTTTCCTTCAGGTAGCGGCCGGTACCGGTGATGGTGCCCCCGGTGCCGATTCCGGCGACGAAATGGGTGATTTGGCCCTCGGTCTGGGCCCAGATCTCCGGGCCGGTGCCGCGGTAGTGCGCCTCAGGGTTGTTGCGGTTGGCGTACTGGTTGGGCTTCCAACCACCTGGCCGCTCGCGGGCGAGCCGGTCGGAGACGCTGTAGTAGGACTCGGGGTGCTCGGGCGGGACCGCCGTCGGGCACACGACCACCTCGGCGCCGTACGCCCGCAGCATCCTGATCTTGTCGATGGACACCTTGTCCGGGCAGACGAAGACGCAGCGGTAGCCCTTGCGCTGGGCGACCATGGCGAGGCCGACACCGGTGTTCCCGCTGGTCGGCTCGACGATCGTCCCGCCGGGCTGCAGCTCACCCGAGGCTTCCGCGTCCTCGACCATCAGCGTCGCGATCCGGTCCTTCACCGAGCCACCCGGGTTGAAATACTCGACCTTGGCGAGCACGAGCGGAGCCGCCCCGCCGGTCACCTGGGAGAGCCGGACCAGAGGGGTGTCGCCGACCAGATCGATGATCGACTCGGAATAGTGCATGGCGCACAGGCTAGCCTCGGAAGTGAGCTGACAGCCGTGGTGCTTGGGGAGGTGGCCTGTTGAGCAGGGCGAGCAGGGCGCGCCGGATCGCGACGACCGCGATCTACGGCGGTGGGGGTCTAGGCCTGGCGAGTGCCGCACTGGCAGGAGTCATATTCGGGGAGATCAAGCTGGCCCACCGGTGGGTGGGACCGCCAGAAGGCGAAGCTCCGGTCGCCGACGACTGGTGGGGCGAGGGGCCGGGCGAGCCGATCGTGCTCGCCGTCCTCGGCGACTCGAGCGCTGCCGGACTCGGGGTGGAGCAGAGCATCGAGACTCCGGCGGTGCTCGTCGCCGCCGGACTCTCCGAGGTGGCCGAGCGTCGGGTGCGGCTGATCAACGTGGCCGTGGTCGGCGCGCAGTCCTCCCAACTGCGCACCCAGGTGACCGCGGCGCTCGCCGAGAAACCCCAGGCCGCGCTGATCATGATCGGCGCCAACGACGTGACCCACCGGGTCCGGCCGGCGCAGGCCGTGCGTTCGCTGGCCGAGGCGGTCCACGGGCTGCGCGAAGGGGGCGCCGAGGTCGTCGTCGCGACCTGCCCTGACCTCGGGACCATCGAGCCGATCGCCCAGCCGCTGCGCTGGATCGCGCGGGCCTGGTCACGCAACCTGGCCGCCGCGCAGACGATCGCGACCGTCGAGGCGGGCGGCCGCACGGTGTCGCTGAGCGACGTACTCGGCAGGGAATTCGC
The Mycobacteriales bacterium DNA segment above includes these coding regions:
- a CDS encoding SGNH/GDSL hydrolase family protein, which produces MSRASRARRIATTAIYGGGGLGLASAALAGVIFGEIKLAHRWVGPPEGEAPVADDWWGEGPGEPIVLAVLGDSSAAGLGVEQSIETPAVLVAAGLSEVAERRVRLINVAVVGAQSSQLRTQVTAALAEKPQAALIMIGANDVTHRVRPAQAVRSLAEAVHGLREGGAEVVVATCPDLGTIEPIAQPLRWIARAWSRNLAAAQTIATVEAGGRTVSLSDVLGREFADRPHEMFSADRFHPSAAGYAAAAAVMLPSVCAALGVWPEEMDRPPRPFFGEGVRPVAKAAARAAGHAGTEVAGVQVDGHERGPRGRWAFLRRRARQPVPVRHSEELPDEETPASGLATPTDGQPPRVGRNL
- a CDS encoding cystathionine beta-synthase, whose product is MHYSESIIDLVGDTPLVRLSQVTGGAAPLVLAKVEYFNPGGSVKDRIATLMVEDAEASGELQPGGTIVEPTSGNTGVGLAMVAQRKGYRCVFVCPDKVSIDKIRMLRAYGAEVVVCPTAVPPEHPESYYSVSDRLARERPGGWKPNQYANRNNPEAHYRGTGPEIWAQTEGQITHFVAGIGTGGTITGTGRYLKEKSGGRVQVIGADPEGSVYSGGTGRPYLVEGVGEDFWPATYDPSICDEVIPVSDKVSFTMTRRLAREEGLLVGGSCGMAAAAAVQVAQRGAAGDVVVVLLPDSGRGYLSKIFDDDWMADYGFLTSDTETLHVRDVLARKGVRMPELVHVHPTETVREAIDIMREYGVSQMPVVKEEPPVMTAEVVGSVVERDLLDALFAGTAHLADPLERHTSPPLPMIGGGEPVSAAVAALKQADAAVVLDDGRPRGVLTRQDLLSFLAEG
- a CDS encoding extracellular solute-binding protein, producing the protein MIVRTGLALVVVGAAALTSACSSSSTSANGKATITFSWWGDSSRAKVTEAAVKVFEQRHPNITVKTQFSPFGAYGQKLATETAGGSAPDLMTIDRGYQNEYAQRGVFLDLASYIPKSLNLSDWDQKFAASGKSDGKQIAVPMAQNSQSLIVDATRVKALGVPMPRSTWTWPDLQHWSEQISQKSGGKYRGFADMGTEWPAFESWLTQRGKTLYDGGKIGFTASDVEQFWNFTSGLRKSNAATSAQVTATIDGIPSDEPLLKHAAAAEWDWDSLFASYVAGTSDKLSLVNLPTVGGQTGMYAKPAMLLAVSSQTKYPAQSVELLNFLVNDPAAAKALGTSRGLFPNLKVRQQLAGHTAGATKAVYQYEQAVRGQLQPTPPAPPKGDDQLGTLMQRTYQQVAFGQLSVTAGANQFMSQAKQTIGQ